In the genome of Fulvivirga maritima, one region contains:
- a CDS encoding RNA polymerase sigma-70 factor: protein MRQPDLILFNKIKKGNKEALEYLFVKYYSSLCNFVNHLIADPESAEEIVSDVFFLIWNDRKKLNVHTNTKSYLFTIARNKALLHIKKRPFLAENIDSALNTEDFNNPETHLLFNELNTYYQRAYEALPHQCQLIFKMHKIDGLKYVQIAKILEISIKTVENQMGKALKLIREAIEIYQLEKH from the coding sequence ATGAGACAACCTGATCTGATATTATTTAATAAAATCAAAAAAGGCAACAAAGAGGCCCTTGAGTATCTTTTTGTGAAGTACTATTCATCATTATGTAACTTTGTTAACCACCTGATAGCAGATCCTGAAAGTGCTGAAGAAATAGTGTCAGATGTGTTTTTTCTAATTTGGAATGACCGAAAAAAGCTCAACGTTCATACTAACACCAAATCTTACCTTTTTACCATCGCCAGAAATAAAGCCCTTTTACATATTAAAAAAAGGCCTTTTTTAGCAGAGAATATAGACAGTGCTCTCAATACGGAAGACTTTAACAATCCGGAAACCCACCTATTATTTAATGAGCTAAACACTTATTACCAACGCGCGTATGAGGCACTCCCACATCAGTGCCAGCTCATATTTAAGATGCACAAAATAGATGGACTCAAATATGTGCAGATAGCTAAGATTCTTGAAATCTCCATTAAAACAGTAGAAAATCAAATGGGGAAAGCGCTTAAGCTCATCAGAGAAGCCATTGAAATCTATCAGTTAGAGAAACATTAA
- a CDS encoding PepSY-associated TM helix domain-containing protein produces MKNKKKKSALRRFNDWIHLWLGLVSGIIVFIVSITGCIYVFQQDIKDALEPWRFVEAQDKAYVPPSVLLDTAAQYMPSSKPTGLTYAHSEGAAAVGFSSFEEGKRSFSVVFMNPYTGQFLNKQQTIGDGEFDFFRFIIDGHRALWLPYDIGRPIVGVATIIFIILLITGLVMWWPKNLKKSEMRKSFKIKWNGSFKRVNYDLHNVLGFYSLLLALIIGLTGLVWSFDWFADSLYYVTSAGEERPGHSHPHSDISNAGLINNETTSPLDRAWYKTMEQEHDLQGMYMTPQLRDEDDAVEITIYKIHGAWYNHNTYFYDRYTLEPLRHPGDRFAEASFADQLSMMNYDIHIGTVLGLPGKILAFFISLICASLPITGFLVWWNKKKKSKAKKLKSIQKNGTPRKAMPRPKTTKRQSSLA; encoded by the coding sequence ATGAAAAACAAAAAGAAGAAAAGTGCACTAAGAAGATTCAACGATTGGATTCACCTTTGGTTGGGATTAGTTTCAGGAATAATAGTATTCATTGTGAGTATTACCGGGTGCATATATGTTTTTCAACAGGATATTAAAGACGCCTTGGAGCCTTGGCGCTTTGTAGAGGCACAAGACAAAGCCTATGTTCCGCCAAGCGTATTGCTGGATACGGCAGCGCAATACATGCCTTCTTCCAAGCCCACTGGTCTCACCTATGCTCATAGTGAAGGGGCTGCTGCTGTTGGTTTTAGCTCATTTGAAGAGGGTAAAAGGAGCTTCTCTGTGGTGTTTATGAATCCCTATACAGGTCAGTTTCTAAATAAACAGCAGACCATTGGCGATGGTGAGTTTGATTTTTTCAGGTTTATCATTGATGGTCACCGTGCGCTTTGGCTTCCTTATGACATCGGCAGACCTATTGTAGGCGTAGCCACCATTATCTTTATTATTCTTCTCATTACCGGCCTTGTTATGTGGTGGCCTAAAAATCTGAAGAAATCAGAAATGAGAAAGAGCTTTAAAATAAAATGGAATGGCAGCTTTAAAAGAGTCAACTATGACTTGCATAATGTGCTGGGCTTTTACAGTTTATTGCTTGCCCTTATCATTGGCCTTACAGGACTAGTTTGGAGTTTTGATTGGTTTGCAGACTCACTTTACTATGTGACTTCTGCAGGAGAAGAAAGACCCGGCCATAGCCATCCTCACTCTGATATTTCAAATGCCGGCCTTATCAATAACGAAACCACCTCTCCACTAGATAGAGCCTGGTATAAAACTATGGAGCAGGAGCACGACCTACAAGGTATGTACATGACACCTCAACTGAGAGATGAAGATGACGCCGTGGAAATTACGATATATAAAATTCACGGTGCATGGTATAATCATAACACTTACTTCTATGATCGTTATACGCTGGAGCCCCTTCGTCACCCAGGTGATCGTTTTGCTGAAGCCTCTTTTGCAGATCAGCTGTCTATGATGAATTATGATATTCATATTGGAACTGTATTAGGCCTTCCCGGTAAAATACTTGCTTTTTTTATAAGTCTTATTTGCGCTAGCTTACCCATAACCGGCTTTTTAGTGTGGTGGAATAAAAAGAAAAAATCAAAGGCTAAAAAGTTAAAATCAATCCAGAAGAATGGTACGCCACGAAAAGCGATGCCAAGACCAAAAACTACAAAAAGACAGTCTAGTTTGGCTTGA